The Blastocatellia bacterium nucleotide sequence CTGCCGGGCCATTAGCCCCAGCTATTTTCGACACGAATCATGCATCGAGCGGTTCTTGTTACCACCACAACCGCCAATCATGCCCAACAGACGATGTGATGAAAAACCTTTATCAGCGCGTGGACGACGGTTGCTCCATCAATCGAGCAAACAACTGCTCATACTGATCCGTCACAATCTCCCAGTTGTAAGAGGCGCGAACCCGCATCATCGCCTTCTCACGATACGAGGCAATTTCATCAGGTGCATCCAGCGCATGCTGGAGCAGAGCGGCGAGCTGATCCACGTTGCGATAAAACACACCGGCATCAGCAACTACCTCGCGGTTTTCCGGCGTATCGAAGACGATGACGTAATTGCCAGCGCCCATCGCTTCGATCAACGCCGGATGTGTCCCTCCCACTTCGGTGGCGTGCACATAGCAATAGGCGTTTTGTTGCAAAATCCTATAACCCTCGCCAAACACATAACCGGTGAAGACCACACGCGGGTCAGTCGTCGCCTTCAGTTGTCGGATATAGCTGTGGGAATACGGTGCGTCGCCAACAATCACCAGCTTGAGCTCAGTCCGTATCCGCGCAAAGGCCTGGATGACCAGGTGGGCATTGTTTTCCGGCTCCAGACGGCTGACATATAGCACATACCGCTCCGGCTCTAGACCAAATGGTTTGAGGCCATCCGCATTGCGCACGCGACCGATCGGCGCGCCATAAGGGATCATCGTTGATTCTTTGCCATAACGTGAGCGATAGTAAGATTGGATCACACCAGCGTCAGTCACTACAGCGTGAGGAATTTTGGTCGAGAGCCATTCTGACAGCAGATAGTAGAGCTGACCGAGCCAATTCCACTTCTTGCGCCGGCGCTCGATGCCATCAACGTTAATGGCTGTCTTCTGACCAGCAAGCCGAACCAAGCCCGTCGCCAACGCATTGGCCGCGTTGCACACGAGCACGACATCGTAACGATTGAACCAAGAATGAACGGCTGAAATAAACGTGTGGACGACTGTGTCCAGATACTTATGCCGGATGGTCGGCAACACAACGAGTTTGACACCTTGATAGACACGTTCGGGTATGGTGACGTAATGGCTGCGGCCATAGACGGTCAGGTCGTGACCACGCTGCGCCAGTCGTATGCTCAATTGTTCGGCGAACGTTTCAAAGCCGCCATAATTGGCGGGAATACCGCGCGTGCCCATGATGGCAATTCTCATATCCTCGACGATGCCTCTCGGTAGAACTGAATTGCGGGCAGAATGGTTATGGATGAATGATGGCAATTCTCATACCTTTGACGATGCCTTTCGTGGCGCGCTGAGGCCCAGCACCTCATAGTAGACGCCCAACGTCAACTCTGCTGTGCGACGCCAGGTAAAGCGAGCGGCCCGCCGCCTCCCCTCTTCTGAGAGCCGGAGTCGAAGCGCCTCATCTTCGACAATTCGCGCTAAAGCGTTCGCCAATGCGTCGGTGTCGTATGGGTCAACCATCAGGCCGGCTGATCCCACCACTTCCGGCAACGAGGAACTATTGCTGGTCACCACAGGCGTGCCACAGGCCATCGCTTCTAACACTGGCAGCCCGAACCCTTCAAAGATGGATGGATAAACAAACGCCACGGCGCCGCTGTATAGAACCGGTAAGTCCTCATCCGGCACATAATCGGTCAGAATGACGTCTCCGGCATAGTGCGAGCGGTGCGCCTCGTGAAAAATATGTTGATGCAGCCACGCCTTCTTCCCGACAATCACCAACTGACAGCGAAATCCTTCATCAGAGCTTCGCGCCTGCGTGTAAGCTTGAATCAATCGAGCCAAATTTTTCCGCGGCTGCAGATTTCCCACTGTCAACAGGTACGGTCGTTCAATGCCATACCGTCGCCGAACAGTGGCCAGCCGCTCGTGATCACGAACCGGTTGAAACTGCTCAGCCACTCCGTAGGGCGTCACAACAACTTTCTCTGGAGGGAGGCTATAGGTGCGGATCAAATCGTGCCGCGAGTATTCGGAACCGGTCAAAACTTTAACCGCTTTGCGCGCGGTGTGTGGAATAGTGCGCTTAAAGAAGAAACGCTCTCGAGGCGTGAAGAATTGCGGGAAGTGCTCATACGATAAATCATGAATGGTGGTCACAACGGGCTTGGGAGACCACGGCGGCGCTGTGTATTGTACGTGCAATAGATCAATGCCCGTACGATAGATGGCCAGCGGAAAACTGAACGGAATGCGCGCATAGGGCGTGTGAGGTCGAATCAAATGAACGCGAACGCGCGGCAATCGCTCTTGCCACTGTCGCGCCAAGTCAGCGTGAGTGAAAAACAACACATATTCATTCTCTTGATCAATCTCGGTCAGAGCGACGATGAGATTCTTGACATAAGTCTCATTGCCCGTCAGTTGGCCACCAATGGCATGCGCGTCAATCCCAATTCGCATGGTCGAGAGCCCTATATTACGGACTCCCGCTGATGACGGCAAGGGACGCCGCAACGCTGATAAGGTGATGAACAGACGAGGTGACGGCGCGCAGCAGCATCAGGCCATCAGACGAGGTGACGGCGCGCAGCAGCATCAGGCCATCAACTGCGCCTTACCTT carries:
- a CDS encoding glycosyltransferase translates to MRIAIMGTRGIPANYGGFETFAEQLSIRLAQRGHDLTVYGRSHYVTIPERVYQGVKLVVLPTIRHKYLDTVVHTFISAVHSWFNRYDVVLVCNAANALATGLVRLAGQKTAINVDGIERRRKKWNWLGQLYYLLSEWLSTKIPHAVVTDAGVIQSYYRSRYGKESTMIPYGAPIGRVRNADGLKPFGLEPERYVLYVSRLEPENNAHLVIQAFARIRTELKLVIVGDAPYSHSYIRQLKATTDPRVVFTGYVFGEGYRILQQNAYCYVHATEVGGTHPALIEAMGAGNYVIVFDTPENREVVADAGVFYRNVDQLAALLQHALDAPDEIASYREKAMMRVRASYNWEIVTDQYEQLFARLMEQPSSTR
- a CDS encoding glycosyltransferase family 4 protein, translating into MRIGIDAHAIGGQLTGNETYVKNLIVALTEIDQENEYVLFFTHADLARQWQERLPRVRVHLIRPHTPYARIPFSFPLAIYRTGIDLLHVQYTAPPWSPKPVVTTIHDLSYEHFPQFFTPRERFFFKRTIPHTARKAVKVLTGSEYSRHDLIRTYSLPPEKVVVTPYGVAEQFQPVRDHERLATVRRRYGIERPYLLTVGNLQPRKNLARLIQAYTQARSSDEGFRCQLVIVGKKAWLHQHIFHEAHRSHYAGDVILTDYVPDEDLPVLYSGAVAFVYPSIFEGFGLPVLEAMACGTPVVTSNSSSLPEVVGSAGLMVDPYDTDALANALARIVEDEALRLRLSEEGRRRAARFTWRRTAELTLGVYYEVLGLSAPRKASSKV